The window AGGAAGCCAAGGAATCAGATAGAATCGATGTTACCTTCACGCAGATTTTGCGGTCGCTCTGGGGCCTCTTGAACTTCTTGACACGCTTCttaacaatcttcttggtgagcaaCGGAACCGCCATCTATTGGTGAACAGATAAAAACGAAGACAGATCAGCATTCTTAAACCAAAATGCAACAAATCACCGCCACCAACCCCAAAAGGTTCGATTTTTCGGCCAGTCCAAGCGTCACAAGAGCTAAAGACAAGTGGGTAGTCAAGGATCGGGGAATGTTACCTCGGGCCGGCTAGAAGACCACAAGATAACGCGACAAGCTGCACGCAAAAGATCAATCAGATGAAAGATAGTATTAGCACCTCAGGAGCAGGCAACAGCTCCAGAATCAAAACCCTTAGAGATAGGAGGTATAGGGCGAGAACGATGGCCACTCACCACCGTGCTTCCTTGTATCAAGCCCGCCGTCCCACGGACCTCGGCGCTAACCCTAAAAGAAGGTTTGCGTAGCGGGGATTAATATATACCATCGAACGCTTGCGGAGTCCATCGATGCCGTCCATTTGGCCCGCATCGCCTGATGCTGGATGAATCACCCTGCAAGGTTGCAAAGAGGCCCCACTTTTTGGTTCTGCGAGAGGCCACTTCATTTATGAAATGGATCCGGGTGACTCAGTTGTAGCGTCAGGTCGATACACCCCGGTAATTTATCAAAGTCCCATCGCAGCCGTCCATTTGGCTCTCGTCGCGTGATACTAGGTGAACAACCCTGAAAGTTTGCAAAACGGCCCCACTTTTCAGTTCTGTGAGAAGCCACTTCATTCATGAAATGGAGATCAGATCGATACACCCCTGAAACTTATCAAGGTCTTGAGCACCCGATCGAATACAAGCATTGCAGCAGTTTGCAACGACCAAAAAGAACATTACAACAGGTGTAGTTTCCGCTATTAGGAATTAGAATCCTTCGTCAATAACTATTCAGATCTTCAGCCATTCCTTTTTTCTTGATCCTTCTtggttctcaaaacaaaataattCCAGGATTTGCTATCTCATTGGCTGTTGATTGAAGAGGAAACAGGGTTCAAGAATGGGTTTCTTGCTTGTGGTTGATTTCATCGTTCAATGTCACACTCTAAGTTAACTAATCCATCAATTTCATTTAACTCAAATCACTAATCAAGATGATGttactaaaattaataataatacattcgattcttataaatcaatcttaaagttattttttatttCCAATGTGGACTACTCAGGAATGTTACTTTTATGCTATTAAGAGAGAACAGACCATTAACATCAACATCATCTTATAAATAATTACGAAGAATTAACTAACAAAATGATTAATATGCACCACACTTTAAAATTTGAggtctaaaatgcatcaaagagtaATATGCAAATCTAAAAGAATTTTCTTTTGGAACTTAAGGAAAACATTTACACAAGAAACAGTTGCACAAAATATAGGCACATAAAAGAAGAAAGACAGCTCTGGAACTAATGTTCACATACTCTCGATAACCAACTCTTCAGTAACCATATCTCAGAGATATCAATGGAACAGTGTCCTTGAAAGGAGCTCTAAAGGGAGGAAATATGTACATAATATGTACCTTATTCACTCAATTTCATGGACATCTAGCAAGAATAGTGTAGGCGCAATGTCCGCTTCCATTTGTCTAGAATCCCAGCAGCCTTCCGACGTGCCCTAGAAGTACCATTCTGAACCAGTTGAGAGATGATTCCGTTAGAGTCCTCCTCTTCCCCAACCTCCCTTAGCCTTTTCCGGTCATACATGCAGATTGGGTAGAGAACGGCTACTGCATTCTCTTTGTTTCGTGCACATGAACTCTCCCTTATGATGCTGAGCAGACAAGGAACTCCACCAGTCTCAGCAATCTCCTCGATAGCCTCTTGGTTGCTCGACAGGAGTGCAAGGATAGCCAGTGACTCATTCACAAGTGAGCGATCAGTAATAGCCTTTAAAACTACCCCCAGCACACCGCCACTCACTGCTCTTGCTCTGTTCTCATGAGCCAAGCACAGGCTGAAAATAGCAGACCCCGCATCCTTCTTGGCAGATGAACTGCCTTGTTCCAACAACTCTATAAGTGGTTTCATTGCCCCCAATTCACCAATCTTGAGTTTGTTGGAATCAAGGGCTGATAAGCTGAAGAGAGCTGCTGCTGAATTGCTACATGTCTCAATTCTTCCAGCTTTCAGAGCATCAATAAGAAAGGGTATGGCTTGCGGGTTGTCCCCGACAATCTTCTTATTGGTTTCATTGATCGAGATGTTCAGAATTGTCGTCACAGTATCCTCTTGTACTTTTGGGTCAGCACTCAATTCAGGAATAGAGGGAACAGCCAACAATTGGGCGATTGCATCATCATTTTCTCCAATGAGGGCTCTAAAGGATCTTTTGCACTTCGTGAGGAGTCGAAGTTCGCTTAAGGCTCGCTTCTGTTCCATAACAGAAGAGGGTGAACAAATCTTTTGGAGGAGCCCATCAAGCACATTCTTCTCCGTAACGGTGATTAAACCTTTGTCTTCATCTTGCTCATTATCAAGTGGAGGGAGGGAAACATCATGTTCTATGCACCATTGGGAGATCATCCTATGGAC of the Musa acuminata AAA Group cultivar baxijiao chromosome BXJ2-10, Cavendish_Baxijiao_AAA, whole genome shotgun sequence genome contains:
- the LOC135624971 gene encoding U-box domain-containing protein 9-like; protein product: MALPFLNGVVGTAAMAKPGVSAAAAGELKNELQRLVRVIAEEDDGQIGTYEEAARVLAALKQVTFAGRGGSNGTPRSPLANQRRTDERMDSASVPEHFRCPISSELMKDPVVLASGQTYDRPFIQEWLNSGNRTCPQSHQILPNTILTPNHLVHRMISQWCIEHDVSLPPLDNEQDEDKGLITVTEKNVLDGLLQKICSPSSVMEQKRALSELRLLTKCKRSFRALIGENDDAIAQLLAVPSIPELSADPKVQEDTVTTILNISINETNKKIVGDNPQAIPFLIDALKAGRIETCSNSAAALFSLSALDSNKLKIGELGAMKPLIELLEQGSSSAKKDAGSAIFSLCLAHENRARAVSGGVLGVVLKAITDRSLVNESLAILALLSSNQEAIEEIAETGGVPCLLSIIRESSCARNKENAVAVLYPICMYDRKRLREVGEEEDSNGIISQLVQNGTSRARRKAAGILDKWKRTLRLHYSC